One stretch of Variovorax sp. 54 DNA includes these proteins:
- the murJ gene encoding murein biosynthesis integral membrane protein MurJ: MSLFKSASTVSLLTLASRITGLVRDVLFASVFGVSALTDAFNVAFRIPNLFRRVFGEGAFSQAFVPVLAARKAEAGQEGARELVDHVATLLTWALVVLCVAGVAGAPLLVWAMASGLQGFDAAVVMTRWMFPYIGFMSLVALAGGILNTWRKFAVPAASPVLLNIALILSISVGAPLFRRYGIEPIYAQCVGVMVGGVLQLALQIPALRALGLMPRIGASFKALRTTWNDPTTRKVMKLMLPALLGVSVAQISLLINTQIASHLATGSVTWVTNADRLMEFPTAMLGVALGVVLMPQLAGARAAKDDARYSSLLDWGLRLVVLLAAPCAVALLLFAKPLVAVLFHNGAYTGEDVGRTTVALMGYGVGLVGLVAVKVLAPGYYAKHDTRTPMLIAVCVLVLTQVLNFFLVPLLQHAALTLTIGIGALVNALWLLIGLVRRGSYTPEPGWGKFALQVLLGTVVLAVLLAWGAHYFDWVGLRAQRLHRIGLLAALIAGAALLYFAVLTAAGVRLRSFMRR; encoded by the coding sequence GTGTCCCTGTTCAAATCCGCCTCCACCGTCTCCCTGCTGACCCTCGCTTCGCGGATCACGGGCCTCGTGCGCGACGTGCTTTTTGCCTCGGTCTTCGGTGTCAGCGCGCTCACCGACGCCTTCAACGTCGCCTTTCGCATCCCCAACCTGTTTCGCCGCGTGTTCGGCGAGGGCGCCTTCAGCCAGGCCTTCGTGCCGGTGCTGGCCGCGCGCAAGGCCGAGGCAGGACAAGAGGGCGCCCGGGAGCTGGTCGACCACGTCGCCACGCTGCTGACCTGGGCCCTGGTGGTGCTGTGCGTGGCGGGCGTGGCCGGCGCGCCGCTGCTGGTCTGGGCGATGGCCAGCGGCCTGCAGGGCTTCGACGCCGCCGTGGTCATGACGCGCTGGATGTTCCCCTACATCGGCTTCATGTCGCTGGTGGCGCTGGCGGGCGGCATTCTCAACACCTGGCGCAAGTTCGCGGTGCCGGCGGCGTCGCCGGTGCTGCTCAACATCGCGCTGATCCTGTCGATCTCGGTCGGCGCGCCGCTGTTCCGCCGCTACGGCATCGAGCCGATCTACGCCCAGTGCGTGGGCGTGATGGTCGGCGGCGTGCTGCAGCTGGCCCTGCAGATTCCGGCGCTGCGCGCGCTGGGGCTGATGCCGCGCATCGGCGCCAGCTTCAAGGCGCTGCGCACCACGTGGAACGATCCGACCACCCGCAAGGTCATGAAGCTCATGCTGCCCGCGCTGCTGGGCGTGAGCGTGGCGCAGATCTCGCTGCTCATCAACACGCAGATCGCCTCGCACCTGGCCACGGGCAGCGTGACCTGGGTCACCAATGCCGACCGCCTGATGGAATTCCCCACCGCCATGCTCGGCGTGGCGCTCGGCGTGGTGCTGATGCCGCAGCTCGCCGGCGCCCGCGCCGCCAAGGACGACGCGCGCTACTCGTCGCTGCTCGACTGGGGTCTGCGCCTCGTGGTGCTGCTGGCCGCGCCGTGCGCCGTGGCACTGCTGCTGTTCGCCAAGCCGCTCGTGGCCGTGCTGTTCCACAACGGCGCCTACACCGGCGAAGACGTCGGCCGCACCACCGTGGCGCTCATGGGCTACGGCGTGGGGCTGGTCGGCCTCGTGGCGGTGAAGGTGCTCGCGCCCGGCTACTACGCCAAGCACGACACGCGCACGCCCATGCTGATCGCCGTGTGCGTGCTGGTGCTCACGCAGGTGCTCAACTTCTTCCTGGTGCCGCTGCTGCAGCACGCGGCGCTGACGCTGACGATTGGCATTGGTGCATTGGTCAACGCGCTCTGGCTGCTGATCGGCCTGGTCCGCCGCGGCAGCTACACGCCCGAGCCCGGCTGGGGCAAGTTCGCGCTGCAGGTGCTGCTGGGCACCGTGGTGCTGGCGGTCTTGCTGGCCTGGGGCGCCCACTATTTCGACTGGGTCGGCCTGCGCGCGCAGCGCCTGCACCGCATCGGCCTTCTGGCCGCGCTCATCGCCGGCGCCGCGCTGCTTTATTTCGCCGTGCTCACCGCCGCAGGCGTGCGCCTGCGCAGTTTCATGCGCCGCTGA